From a region of the Rhipicephalus microplus isolate Deutch F79 chromosome X, USDA_Rmic, whole genome shotgun sequence genome:
- the LOC119161581 gene encoding uncharacterized protein LOC119161581 gives MAQGEEVGACFLWTAYDPCVQDAVVEFVKSEAGPNRQVHILRTESPSDDLKTSTLFGYIVNSIRKRELFPNWRTTVLAIPEHFKALHLCTARVNQRSGKFYALASEVMYADFLYKEHLARPDEPVKSEFVQEYLDFLSHTNTSNEWQVLKVFRRAIEEDSMFAAQVAKSVYLVHGPITTHFTKECIELLFKGRQPRRIVTEAPLDISVNEDYDISNVSVRADFSVVPEPDASTVEKSDSDSVEYSLRIMNAFLRILVNSCDELALATAMASPVFKLPHDAFKELKRLSLQKNSPMCKTVVSYVKQARLGSDSLAAPEYCALKPYICKLAAFVDVLLKLQNVVERGLTMVAIEVVICTIGRCIRSACGHGPIWKTVLHCQANLVLLARRFHEEEDTENLDDANDATLGTADSANTLRILRRLTDFLSTRHTFFRPLSVMDNRDANSTPLRIPHLLEYFKTPEPESEDDGYDVPLKQRLLEQFEREGATHLIAALHAMTDSGHKKKKRKSSIRKLPDKDTSFVSAQKEEPSVVQKKATRKGSSLQTKPSAARKVAKRSILDDINSASKKQRLSSKLVCEDQAKITSFFTKT, from the coding sequence ATGGCTCAGGGCGAGGAAGTAGGCGCCTGCTTCCTGTGGACAGCCTATGATCCATGTGTTCAAGATGCAGTCGTTGAATTCGTTAAATCGGAAGCAGGACCTAACCGTCAAGTGCATATCTTGAGAACAGAGTCGCCTTCCGACGACCTAAAAACCTCTACACTCTTTGGATATATCGTGAACTCTATTCGTAAACGCGAACTGTTCCCTAATTGGCGTACGACCGTGCTGGCCATACCAGAACACTTCAAGGCTCTTCACTTATGCACCGCGCGTGTGAATCAGAGGTCAGGCAAGTTTTATGCCCTCGCAAGCGAAGTCATGTACGCAGACTTCCTTTACAAAGAGCACCTCGCAAGACCGGATGAGCCTGTGAAATCAGAGTTCGTGCAAGAGTATCTCGACTTTCTGTCGCATACCAACACGTCGAATGAATGGCAGGTCTTGAAAGTGTTTAGACGCGCCATCGAGGAGGACAGCATGTTTGCAGCGCAAGTTGCCAAGTCAGTTTACTTAGTGCACGGACCTATCACGACGCATTTTACCAAAGAATGTATCGAGCTGCTATTTAAAGGCAGGCAGCCCAGACGTATTGTCACTGAGGCGCCGCTCGATATCAGTGTCAACGAAGACTACGACATCAGCAACGTTAGCGTCCGCGCGGACTTTTCCGTTGTGCCCGAGCCTGATGCTTCTACCGTGGAGAAGTCGGACTCAGACTCCGTCGAATACAGCTTGCGCATCATGAACGCCTTCCTTCGCATCCTTGTGAACAGCTGTGACGAACTGGCGCTTGCAACTGCCATGGCTTCCCCCGTCTTTAAGCTGCCGCACGACGCATTCAAGGAACTGAAACGTCTCTCACTTCAGAAAAACTCGCCAATGTGTAAGACAGTGGTATCCTATGTGAAGCAAGCAAGGCTAGGCAGTGACAGCCTCGCAGCTCCTGAGTACTGCGCACTTAAACCGTACATTTGCAAGCTGGCTGCATTCGTTGACGTCCTGCTTAAGCTGCAAAACGTGGTGGAAAGAGGCCTGACAATGGTTGCCATCGAGGTCGTCATATGCACCATCGGGCGTTGTATAAGATCAGCATGTGGACACGGGCCCATCTGGAAGACTGTGCTTCATTGTCAGGCGAACCTGGTGCTGCTAGCTCGTAGGTTTCACGAAGAGGAAGACACAGAAAATCTGGATGATGCCAATGACGCAACGCTGGGCACTGCAGATTCTGCGAATACACTGCGTATTCTGCGACGACTTACAGACTTCCTGTCTACACGACACACCTTCTTCCGTCCTCTGTCGGTGATGGACAATCGCGATGCAAACAGTACACCGCTACGAATACCACACCTGCTGGAATATTTCAAGACGCCAGAGCCTGAAAGTGAGGATGATGGATATGATGTACCCCTGAAACAGCGCCTCTTGGAGCAGTTTGAACGTGAAGGGGCAACACATTTAATTGCGGCACTTCATGCTATGACAGACTCAGGccacaagaagaagaagaggaagagcaGCATTCGCAAACTGCCAGACAAGGACACTTCATTTGTGTCAGCTCAGAAGGAAGAGCCAAGTGTAGTGCAGAAGAAAGCCACGAGGAAGGGATCCTCATTACAGACAAAGCCTTCTGCTGCAAGAAAAGTAGCTAAGCGCAGTATTCTCGATGATATAAATAgtgcaagcaaaaaacaaaggcTTTCAAGTAAGCTCGTCTGTGAAGATCAAGCAAAGATAACATCATTTTTCACCAAGACATAG